The genomic segment GTATGGCCGACTTTGAAATTGAGATTTTTGACTAGTCCCAATTTTTTTAAAAACATCATCCACACTTCGTCACCGCGGATAGTAGCATCAGGCCAAGCAAGAATTAGGGCAAAATCCTGGTATTGGGATGATGTTTTCATCGTTATTTTTTAATATTCCAACGGAATGATGGGTTCTTTCTTGCTGGTAGACATAATCATCATTGTTTGGAAGGTTTTCACGAAGGGGATCTTTGCGATTTTTTCCATAATAACGCCTTCATACGCTTTTATATCTTTTACGTACACTTTGAGGATGAAGTCGCAGTTGCCGGTGACATGGTGGCATTCTGTGACCTCGGGAATCATTTTCACAGCAGCTACAAATTCTGGAATTGCATTATGAGTGTGGAAGTCCAATGATATTTGTATAAAGGATTTGATGCCTAGCCCTAATTTTTCTTCGTCCACAAAAGCATGATAGCTCTTGATGAAACCGGAGTTTTCAAGTTTTCTTACACGCTCTAAAGTTGGAGCGGGAGAAAGCCCTATGCTCGATGCTAACTGTAAGTTAGTAATACGGCCATTCTCTTGTAATAATTTGAGAATTTTTAAATCAGTTTTGTCTGGTGCAAACGGCATATCTTAAGTCTTAATAATCAATAGTATTTGTAAATATACAAAATTATATTTGGAAATTTAAAAATATACAAAATTATTGATGATTAATTATTTTTAATTATAGTGTTTAGGTAAAGGTATAGATATAATTTATCTAAAATCATTTATCTGTCATAATTGTTCGAAATGTGCGCATTTTGATTAAATAGAGTGATAAATGTCATTTTTTTATTAAAAATCATGTTGTAGAGCGCTTTAAAATACTGTTTATTGGCTTTGAAATTGTAACTTTGCAGTTCGATAGTTGCGGAGGTCAAACCTCCCAAATTAGTTAAACCGTGAGAGCGCAATATGAGTACTAAAGACGACGATTTATTAAAAGAGCTGGAGCTCGAAGAATATAAATACGGGTTCACGACGGATATCGAAATGGAAATTGCAGCCAAAGGCCTTACAGAGGATACGGTTCGTTTTATTTCGGCAAAAAAGAATGAGCCTGAGTGGTTATTGGAGTGGAGGCTGAAAGCTTTTCGCCATTTTCTGACGTTGAAAATGCCTACATGGCAGAATTTTGAGGCGCCCGAAATTGATTTTCAGGATATATCTTACTATGCGGCGCCTAAAGCCAAGCCACAGCTCAATTCGATGGAGGAAGTCGATCCCGAACTGGTTGCCACTTTTGAAAAATTAGGCATCCCATTGGATGAGCAAAAAATACTGGCTGGCGTAGTTGCTGTCGATGCCGTTTTTGATTCCGTATCGGTCAAGACAACTTTTCGTGAAAAGCTAAAAGAGCAGGGCGTTATTTTCTGTTCATTTGGAGAAGCTGTGCAGGAGTATCCTGACCTCGTGAAGAAGTATTTGGGGACGGTAGTCCCGCAAACGGACAATATTTATGCAGCCCTAAACTCAGCGGTGTTTTCGGACGGTTCGTTCGTGTATGTGCCAAAAGGCGTTAAGTGTCCAATGGAATTGTCTACTTATTTCCGTATTAATGCGCAGAATACAGGACAGTTTGAGCGCACACTGATCGTCGCGGACGAAGGGGCTTACGTCTCTTATTTGGAGGGTTGTACGGCGCCTATGCGTGATGAAAACCAATTGCATGCGGCAGTGGTAGAGCTAATTGCGGAAAGAGATGCTGAAATTAAATATTCGACCGTTCAAAACTGGTATCCCGGTGACAAGGACGGTAAAGGTGGTATCTATAACTTTGTGACAAAACGTGGTATCTGTAAAGGGGACAATAGTAAGATTTCATGGACCCAGGTAGAGACAGGGTCAGCCATCACATGGAAATATCCCGGCGTAATCTTAAAAGGTGATCATTCTATCGGTGAGTTTTACTCGGTGGCCATGACTCGCAACTACCAGGTTGCGGATACGGGAACTAAAATGGTTCATCTCGGTAAGAACACAAAATCCAAAATTGTTTCTAAAGGAATTTCTGCTGGAAAGAGTCATAATAGCTACAGAGGACTGGTCAAAATTGGTCCGAATGCGGATAACTCCAGGAACTTTACGCAATGTGATTCTTTGTTGATCGGCGATAAATGTGGTGCACATACTTTTCCATATATTGAAAACCGAAATAAGACAGCTAAATTGGAACATGAGGCAACCACATCAAAAATCGGAGAAGATCAGGTGTTCTATTTAAATCAGCGTGGCATTGATTCTGAAAAAGCTGTCGGGCTGATTGTCAATGGATATGCCAAGGAGGTGTTAAATCAATTGCCAATGGAATTTGCCGTAGAAGCACAGAAATTGTTGGCTATTTCTTTAGAAGGTTCAGTAGGATAGAAAAAATAATTGAGCAAGCTGCCATAGTATCGGTCTGTCGCTCAATACTCAATACGAATAAAATGTTAAGCATTAAAAATTTACATGCGTCTGTAGAAGACAAACAAATATTAAAAGGGTTAAACTTAGAAGTTAAAGCTGGAGAAGTTCACGCAATTATGGGCCCTAACGGTGCAGGAAAAAGTACTTTAGGTAATGTGTTGGCGGGACGTGAATCGTATGAGGTCAGTGCGGGGTCAGCGCTATTGGATGGCGTAGACTTGCTAGAGCTTTCTCCGGAAGATCGTGCGCGGGAAGGCTTATTTCTGGCTTTCCAGTATCCTGTCGAAATTCCGGGGGTATCGAACATCAATTTCTTGAAAACGGCAGTCAATGATATTCGTGAGTACAAAGGCCTGCCGCCGATGGAAGCGAAAGAATTTTTGCAGTTGGTGAAAGAGAAGCAAAAGCTGGTCGAATTTTCGGCTAACCTGGCCAATCGTTCTTTGAATGAAGGATTTTCAGGAGGTGAGAAAAAACGTAACGAAATTTTTCAGCTGGCTATGCTGAATCCGAAGCTATCTATTTTGGATGAAACGGATTCCGGTTTGGATATTGATGCTCTTCGTATTGTAGCCAACGGTGTGAATCAATTGCGTTCTAAAGATAATGCCTTTATCGTTATCACACACTATCAGCGCCTATTGGATTATATTGTGCCCGATTTTGTACACGTCCTATATAACGGCCGCATCGTGAAATCAGGCCCTAAAGAACTGGCCTTGGAACTCGAAGAAAAGGGATACGATTGGTTAAAAGAATATGATACACAAAACGCCTAACCTTTTAATTGATAAAGGATTGAAAGAAAGTTTGGCGATTTGATTAAATAATAACATGAGTACATTAGTTTCAGAATCATTACTTCAACAAGTGTTGGGAGCGTTCAGAGATCAGGAGCTGGCGACGGAGCCTGCTTTTTTCGTGGAGACGCGCCAGCGGGCTTTCGAACGCTTCGAAGCAGCAGGTTTTCCCACCGTTAAGAATGAAGAATGGAAATATACAAATATCCACAGTATCATTAATAAGCCCTATGCGCTTGACGTCGATGTGGATATCGAGGGCTTGGATTTTAGTGCAGGAGAGATTCCGGGTTTGGATGCCTATCGCATCATTCTTGTAAATGGTCAATATGTATTGGCGGTAAGTGAGTTGGAAAAAGTAAAAGGGCTCACTGTTATTCCGATGGATGCTGCTGTTGACGAACCAGCTTTCCGAACACATTTTGCACAATATGCTGATAAATCTGACAACATCATGGTGGCGCTTAATACAGCGGCATTTACCAATGGTGTATTTATTCACTTGAAGAAGGGCGTTGTATTGGATAAGCCAATCCAGATTATCCATGTGGCGATGGGACAGGAAGATTTCTTTGCGCAGACACGTAATCTGGTGGTTGTAGAACCGAATGCCGAATTTGAGTTGATTGAAAGCTTTATTACCGCAGACGGTGCAGCCAATAATGTACACAATAAGGTATCGGAAATTGTTGTACAGGAAAATGCGAAAGTACAGCATTACTATTTACAGGTAGCTGATTCCGTGAGCCGTTATTTTAACCATACAGAGGTCTATCAAGAGAAATATAGTTTATACAACAATTATAACTGTAACTTCCCCGGAGCAGCATTTATCCGCAATAATATCAATGTGCGGCTGGATGCGGAAAATGTAGAAAGTCACTTGTATGGAATCAATTTGACTGCTGGAGATCAACTGGTTGACAATCATACCATTGTAGATCACCTGAAGCCTCATTGTGAATCTTATGAGTGGTATAAGAATATCACACAGGACAACTCCACGGCCGTGTTCAACGGGAAAATTTTTGTCCGCGAAGATGCACAGAAAACAAATGCGTTCCAACAGAACAATAACATGTTGCTGTCGGATCATTCCGCTGTATACACCAAGCCGCAGCTCGAAATTTTTGCAGATGATGTAAAATGCTCGCACGGCTGTACTATCGGGCAATTTGACAATGAAGCATTATTTTATCTGCGTGCAAGAGGCATCGGCGAGGAGTCGGCGCGCGTTCTTTTGGTACATGCGTTTGCTTTTGACGTGACTACGCGTTTCTCAAACGATGTTGTCCGGAAATATGTGGAAGAACTGGTAGAAGAGAGCTTAAAAACGAATTAATCGATACAGTTTCACAGTATTCATATAGGCGTTTATCCATCGGGTAAACGCTTTTTTTTTTGCTTGCCTTCATGACCAAACCAATAGGAGCGCCGGTGTATTAGGTGCTACTCTTGCGTTTTTAGTCTTTTTGGCGTATTTTTGTAATGCTATGTACACATCTTTATATACAACTTACGCTTATAAACCTTGGGTTTTATAGCCTAACAATATTCAGAGATCCTGAATTTATCCACGGATCTATCCGCGTTTTATGTCAAATGTATAGGCCGTTCCCGGTCCTATGCTTGTTGTATTTTTGATTTATGTTTTATGGAAAAGAATAATTGGTTTCGAACCTACAGTTATATTTGGGTTGGACAATTCATTTCGCTACTGTCTAGCTCAGCGGTCAATTTTTCGATCATGATATGGCTCAGCCTGACCCACAAGTCGGCGGAGGTACTCGCTTTCGCGGCGATAGCCGGATTATTGCCTCAAGCAGTTATAGGTCCCTTTGCGGGTGTTTTTATCGATCGTTGGGATAGGAAGAAAGTCATGATCTTTGCGGATGGTTTTATAGCGCTGTGTACATTGGCGATGACATTTGTGCTGAAAGATACGCATACAGATATGTTTTTAATTTACCTTCTGATGGCCTGTCGTTCAATTGGTTCAGCATTTCACTCTCCGGCGATGCAGGCGATTGCACCGCTGTTGGTGCCGGAGGACAAACTGCTACGTGTATCGGGTATTAATCAGATGCTTCAGTCGGTGAGTAACATTGCCGGACCCGCATTGGGCACATTGGCGATTACTTATTTTCCGGTAGCGCAAGTGCTCTATCTGGATGTTATAGGCGCCGTATTTGCGATCACATCGTTGCTTTTTGTCTTTATCCCGCATTTACCGCAGTCGGAGTACAAATCCACTGTCAGAGCGGTATTAAAAGATCTTCAGCAGGGTTTGTTGGCTATTTATGGCAATAAAGGCTTAAAAATGCTTTTTTTATACGCAATGGTTGCCACATTTTGCATTATGCCAGTAGCGATCATGTTTCCATTGTTGACTATCGGGCATTATGGTGGTGGTAAATGGGAGATGAGCGCCATTGAAATTGTCTGGGGGGTAGGCATGCTGGTTGGCGGAAGTGCTCTAGGACTTGCCAAGATATCTTTCTCAAAGGTGGTACTTGTCAATAGTATGCATATATTGTTGGGACTGACTTTTGCGTTGTCAGGATGGTTCCCATCAGGCTGGTTTATTCCATTTGTCATCATGACAGCTCTGGGCGGTGTTTCTATGTCCGTATTTTCAGCGTCTTTTATGACGATCATCCAGGAACAGGTCGTTCCGGAAATGTTGGGACGTGTTTTTTCCCTTTATTTTAGTATTGCGATTTTGCCAAGTATGATCGGACTCCTTTTTACAGGATATATCGCTGACGCCATTGGAGTAGCTACCGCATTTGTTATTGCCGGTCTGACAGTGGTGCTTGTGGGATTACTGTCTTTTTTCAATCGTCCGATTATGGATTTGGGAGCAGAAAGGGAGCGTCGCTAAACGTGAATATAAAAAAAGCTTCCAGATGATGGAAGCTTTTTTTATTGGAGCGAAAGACGAGATTCGAACTCGCGACCCCAACCTTGGCAAGGTTGTGCTCTACCAACTGAGCTACTTTCGCGTTGATGCTACAAAAGTAAAGCATTTGATCTTATTCTGCAAGAGAAAAATCAAAAAAATATCAATTTAAATCAATTGCATCGACACAGTTAATTCCATCAATAGCGGCTGAAATAATACCGCCAGCATAGCCTGCTCCCTCTCCACAGGGGTAAAGTCCTTTTACCTGAGGATGTTGCAGATTTTCCTTATTTCTCGGAATCCTTATTGGCGAGGAAGTTCGCGATTCTACACCCACCAAAATGGCTTCGTTGGTATAATAACCTTTCATTTTTTTTCCGAAAATCGGCAAGGCACCACGGAGTGCTTGATGAACAAAGTCGGGTAGTATATCGCTGAGATCCGTAGACAAGGTTCCTGGCTTATATGAGTTTGCGGGTAGGTCCATTGATATACGCCCTTCCACAAAGTCAACCATACGCTGCGCTGGGGCTACAAGCTTGCCCCCGCCCGCCGTATAGGCTTTGTGTTCGATTTGTCTCTGAAAATCAAGCAGTGCAAAAGGGTCTTTCGCTGCGTTTGGCACGTCTTCGAGATTGATCTGGATGACTGTGCCCGAATTGGCGTGTGGATTATTCCGTTTCGAAGGCGACCATCCATTCACGACGATCTCATTCTGGTCGGTCGCACAGGGAGCGATAACTCCACCGGGACACATACAGAATGAAAATACGCCGCGATCATTCACCTGTTCGACCAGGCTGTAATAAGCTGGGGGCAAATGTTCACTTCTCACCTGACAATGGTACTGCGCTTGATCGATAATTGACTGCGGATGTTCGATGCGTACGCCCAACGCAAATGGTTTTGCTTCGATCAGCCAATTATTCCTTCGGAATAACTCAAAAATATCCCTGGCAGAGTGGCCTGTAGCCACGATGACATGATCTGCTTTGATTTGTTCTCCGCTGGCGAGTTTTACACCGCGCACCTGGCCAAAGGACTCCAGAATATCGTCGACACGCTGGTCAAAATAAAATTCACCTCCAAACTCTAGAACACTTTCGCGCATGGCTTCGATAATATGCGGCAATTTGTTGGTGCCAATATGCGGGCGGGCGTTTACCAGAATATCGGTTGCAGCACCGTGGGAAACAAATAGTTTAAGTACCTTGTCGACGTCTCCCCGTTTATTCGAGCGCGTATACAGTTTACCGTCTGAATACGTGCCGGCTCCCCCCTCACCAAAGCAATAGTTGGATTCGGGATTGACAATTCCCTCCCGGTTCAGTTTTGCCAGATCACGTCTTCGCTCCTGCACCTTTTTGCCTCTTTCGATAACGATCGGTTTAAGCCCGCGCTCGATGCAGCGTAAAGCAGCGAATAAGCCGGCCGGCCCTGCACCGACAATGATTACAGGTTTGCCCGTGCGGACGGATTTAAAGTGATTTTCGTAGACTTCAGGTAGCGGAAATTCGTCGATATAATAAATAACGCGTGCTCGGTATACCACCTGTCTGCTGCGTGCGTCAATAGAACGTTTACGGATCTTATAGGCTTTTATTTGCTGAGGTTTTAGCCGCAGAGCTTTTATGCCCAGTTGAAGGATATATTGCTCGTCTTCGATTCTTTCGGGGGGTATTGCGATCTCAATTTCTTTTTGCATATCATAGGGGCTGGGTTTTTATCCCAAAACCGGGACAAAGTTAAGGAATATTGCGTATTTGCAGATTTGAAATAAAAATATTCTTATCTTAGTAAGAGCTTGGTATATGCTTTGATAGTGTAACCGTATAATTTGAATAGTATTTAATTCTTTAAACAATGAAAATGAATAGATTTTTGGTAGCCTTATTTGGTTTTTTTGCGTTAGTATCATTAAACTCCTGCGGCTACAATACAATGGTGTCCCAGGACGAAAATGTCAAAGCCAAATGGGCGCAGGTTGAGAATGCTTATCAACGTCGTGCTGATTTGGTCCCGAACTTGGTTAACACTGTAAAAGGTGCCGCCAAACATGAAGAAAGCACACTGACAGCTGTTGTTGAAGCAAGAGCTAAAGCCACTTCGGTGACAATTAATGCAGATGACCTGTCGGAGGAGAATATCGCTAAATTTCAGAAAGTGCAGGACGAGTTCAGCGGATCCCTGAGCCGTCTTTTAGCTTCAGTGGAAGCCTACCCCGATTTAAAAGCGAATCAAAATTTTCTGGAACTACAAGCTCAGTTAGAGGGTACGGAAAACCGTATTTCTACAGAACGTAGAGCATATAACGAAGCTGTACAACAATATAATACCACTGTACGTAGTTTTCCAAATAATCTAATGGCCGGTATGTTCGGGTTTAAGGCCAAAGGAACATTTACTGCAGCACCGGGTTCAGACAAAGCACCGACTGTATCATTCTAGAATAGCATTTTGTTGGTAATGGATGGATTGTGGATGATGCGGCTTGCGTGGGAGCCCATCATCCATTTTTTATATTAACAGTTTTAGCTGTGCTGTTTTCCTCTGACTATCTGAGCTAGGAAAACAGATAATAATCAGGAAATATTATGGCTTTACATACGGAAGAACAAGAAAGAGTGGTTCATGCTATCAACGTGGCGGAAAATGAGACTTCAGGTGAGATTCGAGTCGTTATTGAAAATCATTGCCCTGACGAAGTACAGGATAGAGCGACTTATTATTTTTCAAAATTGGGGATGCACAAAACTGTTTTGAAAAACGGGGTGCTCATTTATATTGCATTGGAAGATCACAAGTTTGCTATCATTGGAGATAAAGGCATCAATGAGCGGGTTGAAGATGATTTTTGGAACTGTACGAAAGATATTATGGTGGAAGAGTTCAGACAGGGCAGGATCGTTGAAGGTTTGGTCGCGGGGATTGGACATGCTGGACGGCAATTGGCCAATTTTTTTCCACGCGAGCATGATGATGTCAATGAGCTTCCGAACGATATCGTATTTGGTGACCGTTAGGTCGTTGCCAGAGCATATCGTGAAAAAGTACGTTTGGTGCGGAGTGCTAGGTCGGATGTGCCTAAAGGGCTGTTAGCCATAATTAATAGAAGATAGAAAGCAATAAATAAGAATAGTTGATGAAATTAACATCGAAAATACGTTCTCAGGTCCGGATTTCACTTTTGGTGGTGCTGGCGTACTGTGCGTCCTTAGTTGTGGCAATGGCACAGGACTTTCCTGAGACACCACATAGACTTGTCAATGACTATACAAACACATTAACTGCCGACCAGAAGCAGATGCTGGAACAAAAACTTCTTGCTTTTGAAGACTCAACATCAACGCAGATTGCTGTTGTTTTGATGAACTCCACGGGTGGCTATGATATCTCGGATTATGCGGTACGTCTCGCAAAAAAATGGGGGGTGGGCAACAAAAAGTACAATAACGGCATCTTGTTATTGGCGGCACTAGGTGATCGTGCGGTCACCATTCAGACCGGATACGGGATTGAAGGAGCTGTTCCAGATGCCATTGCTTACCGTATCATAGAGAATGATATTAAGCCTGCCTTTCGTCAAAGGGACTATTACGGTGGCGTCGACAAAGCGACGAATTCGCTGATATCCTATGCGAAAGGAGAATATCAGGCAGATCCGAAACAACCAAGTGGTGGTGGTTCTGGCTCGATTATATTTGTGATTATTGTTGTCATCTTCCTTGTTGTCATGTTTTCAAATCGAGGTGGGGGTGGAAAAGGAGGCGGACGCGTGATGAACGGTCGCGGTTCGTCCGACATTTTCTGGTGGACCCTGCTCAACGGTCTAGGTGGCGGTGGTCGTGGCGGCAGCGGCGGATTTGGCGGCGGCGGCGGTGGTGGATTTGGCGGATTTGGTGGCGGTGATTTCGGTGGTGGCGGTGCGTCGGGCCGTTGGTAACAACTTTGCTAAATAATGTTAAATAGGACAGCAGTGCAGGGGAAATGTTTTACATTTACGATAAGTATATAATTATGAAAAAGGGAATATTAATGGGTTTAAGCTTTTTACCAGCCTTGTTAATGGCGCAAGAAAGCTATACAGTGACAGGAAAGGTCAATGCACCTTCTGACAAAGCAAAAGTATTTCTACAATATGCTTCCAATGGAACGCGTCAGCTTGATTCCGCAGCTGTTGTAAAAGGCGAATTTAAATTCAATGGTGAAGTAGCTTCGCCTACAAAAGGTATTATGATTTACTCAGCCGATGGATTGTCCTTTGCCGAGCTGAGAGGGGCACAGAAGCAACCGGAGACGGCGCAGCTGTATTTGTCCAAAGGTGTTATCAAAGTAGATGCTACAAAGGGATTTAAGGACGCAATCATTAGCGGAACAGCAATTAATGACGATTTTACCCAGTACAAGGCGTTTATCAAACCTTACGCTGACGGATTTGAAGCATTAAATCAACAATACTATGCAGCGAGCGACGAGCAGAAAAACGACCCCAAATTCATAGAGGGCTTGCAGAAGCAAGCTGGGGAGATTTCCGAAAAAATGGAGAAGGCTGATGCGGAGTTTATCGGCAAAAATCCCAAAAGCTGGTATACTTTAGACCTATTGGCTGATAACCTCAGCGGTGAAAACGTGAACGAATATGTCGCATCTTTTGAAAAGCTGTCTCCTGAGCTGAAAAACTCCGAAAAAGGGAAAGAGCTGGCAGAACGTATTCAAAAATTGAAAGCTGTTGCCATTGGCTCAGTCGCTCCTGATTTCACGCTTCCGGACACAACAGGAAAAAATATCTCCCTATCGTCATTGCGAGGAAAGTATGTATTGTTGGATTTCTGGGCGAGCTGGTGTCGACCTTGCCGTCATGAGAACCCAAATGTGGTTGCTGCTTTCAATAAGTTTAAAGATAAAGGATTTACAGTTTTCGGAGTTTCTCTGGACAATCCGGGTAAAAAAGATGCTTGGTTGAAAGCTATTCATGATGATAATCTACAGCAATGGCCACATGTATCTGACCTGCAGGGATGGAAATCAGCTCCGGTTAAACTATATGAAGTGCGTGGAATTCCTCAAAACTTCCTGATCGATCCTTCTGGCAAGATTGTGGCTTCTAACCTTCGGGGCGAAGCTTTGGAAGCTAAGTTAGCTGAACTTTTGAAGTAGTCTGCAGGATACTGGAAGCAGATCCCATAAAAAAAGCGGTAAAACTTAGTTATTTTACCGCTTTTTTTATAGATAATAAAGAGCTATAAGGAAAGAATCTCAATAATCCGAACGAGATCTTCATTCATTTTCACATTGTGCTTTATTGCATTTTTAAATGGAGTAAACCTAACTTCACCACAGATCAGCCCCGCCATTTCGCCCCTACGGCCGGCGAGTAAGGCCTCCACAGCAGCGACCCCTAGTCTACTGGCGAGAACGCGGTCCATACATGTCGGGCTGCCGCCACGTTGTATATGGCCGAGGATGGAGAGTCTGACATCATAATGTGGAAAGTTTTCCTTGATTTTTTCAGAAACGACCATTCCCCCCTCTTTGTCGCCTTCGGCAACAATAATAATGCGTGAAGATTTATTTTTACGACTTTTATCCAGCCGTTTCATGATGGCATCATAATCAACCTCAAATTCAGGAACCAACACAGCTTCAGCGCCAGTACTGATACCCGAACGGATGGCGATTAATCCAGAGTCACGCCCCATCACTTCGATGACGAAAAGGCGATCATGGGATTCGGCAGTATCGCGAATTTTATCCACTGCCTGAATAACTGTGTTAATTGCTGTATCGTAACCAATGGTAAAGTCAGTTCCGGCCAAATCATTGTCAATTGTTCCCGGAAGACCAATAATAGGAATGTCGAATTCTTCGATAAATTTGGAGGCACCTGTGAATGTCCCATCGCCACCGATGACGACCATCGCATCAATTCCGTGGCTACGCAAATTTTCGTACGCTTGCTGACGTCCTTCAACAGTTTTGAAAGCTTCACTTCGAGCTGTTTTGAGTATGGTGCCACCACGCTGTATGATGTTGGCTACGGATTTAGCGTCCATCGGAATGATTTCGCCATTCACTAGACCATCGTATCCCCTCCGTATCCCAAATACTTCAAGATTATTATAGATACCCGCTCTCACAACGGCGCGGATACCAGCATTCATTCCTGGAGCATCCCCTCCAGATGTCAAAACGGCAATTTTTTTAATGTTACTCATACGTAATCAAACTTAGCTAAATTTGTGCGTATATACAATTATATTTATGTTATAAAATCTACTTCCAAAGATGAAAGAAGCTAAACAAACGCTTTTTATAATGCAATTCATCAAAGCGGTAACCAGATTAAGTACAAACTTTGCAATGAGCCGGACGTTTGAAATAGCGGTATTTTCTATTTGCCCCCGTTATCTTTGTGCTTTAAAGGCATCGATGCCGCTCTGCAAAAAAGCTTTATATTCTGCGATGTTGTAATTTGCACCTGTCTGCGGCACCAGCACTTTTCCTGAAGCGTCCACGATCACGTACAGAGGTTGCGAATTACTATTAAATGCCGACGCCTGAAAGTCGCTGTTCTTCTTTCCTATGGTTGTGATCTTTTTGCCGCTATATTTTGAAATAAACTGTTCATTTGCCGGTAACTCTGTTTTGTCATCAACAAACAGTTCGGCCATTATGAATTCTTCTTTCAGTAATTTTGCTACTCCCGGATCAGTCCAGACATTTGCTTCCATCTTCCGGCAGTTAACGCAGTTCCAGCCTGTGAAGTCAATCAGCACAGGCTTATTCTGTTCTTTAGCTGTTTCTAAAGCTTGATCGTAATCGTAGTACGGATCAAATCCTTTTGGTGTGCCACGATCATGGAAGATTTCAGCGTACTTTTTCACTTTGCCATCGCTGTGGGCGGGAGAGGCTGCTACTCCGGCTGAAAGGTCAAAATCCTGTGTTGCCGCCGGCGGAAGAAATGCGGAGATGGACTTAAGGGGTGCTCCCCAAAGGCCCGGAACCATATAGATAACAAAAGAAAAGACAACAATCGCCAATAGAGTTCGTGGAACGGATAAAAATTTAAGCTCGCTATCATGCGAAAATTTGATCTTTCCGATCAGATATAGCCCCATCAGCCCAAATATGGCAATCCACAAGGATAAAAATACTTCACGGTCGAGCCAGTTCCAATGATAAGCTAAGTCCACATTGGACAGAAATTTTAATGCCAGGGCTAGTTCCAAAAATCCCAGTACAACTTTTACGGAGTTGAGCCATCCGCCGGACTTCGGCAAGGACTTTAACATCGAAGGGAACATGGCAAACAGACCAAAAGGGATCGCCAGTGCGATGGAGAAGCCCAGCATACCGATGGCAGGACCTAGGCGTTCTCCTTTCGAAGCAGCTTCCACCAGTAGGGTGCCAATAATTGGGCCTGTACAAGAAAAGGAGACCAGCGAAAGGCTGAAAGCCATAAAGAAAAGTCCCACGAGTCCGCCTTTATCCGACTTTGCATCCATTTTATTGACAA from the Sphingobacterium thalpophilum genome contains:
- a CDS encoding NAD(P)/FAD-dependent oxidoreductase, which produces MQKEIEIAIPPERIEDEQYILQLGIKALRLKPQQIKAYKIRKRSIDARSRQVVYRARVIYYIDEFPLPEVYENHFKSVRTGKPVIIVGAGPAGLFAALRCIERGLKPIVIERGKKVQERRRDLAKLNREGIVNPESNYCFGEGGAGTYSDGKLYTRSNKRGDVDKVLKLFVSHGAATDILVNARPHIGTNKLPHIIEAMRESVLEFGGEFYFDQRVDDILESFGQVRGVKLASGEQIKADHVIVATGHSARDIFELFRRNNWLIEAKPFALGVRIEHPQSIIDQAQYHCQVRSEHLPPAYYSLVEQVNDRGVFSFCMCPGGVIAPCATDQNEIVVNGWSPSKRNNPHANSGTVIQINLEDVPNAAKDPFALLDFQRQIEHKAYTAGGGKLVAPAQRMVDFVEGRISMDLPANSYKPGTLSTDLSDILPDFVHQALRGALPIFGKKMKGYYTNEAILVGVESRTSSPIRIPRNKENLQHPQVKGLYPCGEGAGYAGGIISAAIDGINCVDAIDLN
- the pfkA gene encoding 6-phosphofructokinase translates to MSNIKKIAVLTSGGDAPGMNAGIRAVVRAGIYNNLEVFGIRRGYDGLVNGEIIPMDAKSVANIIQRGGTILKTARSEAFKTVEGRQQAYENLRSHGIDAMVVIGGDGTFTGASKFIEEFDIPIIGLPGTIDNDLAGTDFTIGYDTAINTVIQAVDKIRDTAESHDRLFVIEVMGRDSGLIAIRSGISTGAEAVLVPEFEVDYDAIMKRLDKSRKNKSSRIIIVAEGDKEGGMVVSEKIKENFPHYDVRLSILGHIQRGGSPTCMDRVLASRLGVAAVEALLAGRRGEMAGLICGEVRFTPFKNAIKHNVKMNEDLVRIIEILSL
- a CDS encoding TPM domain-containing protein, producing the protein MKLTSKIRSQVRISLLVVLAYCASLVVAMAQDFPETPHRLVNDYTNTLTADQKQMLEQKLLAFEDSTSTQIAVVLMNSTGGYDISDYAVRLAKKWGVGNKKYNNGILLLAALGDRAVTIQTGYGIEGAVPDAIAYRIIENDIKPAFRQRDYYGGVDKATNSLISYAKGEYQADPKQPSGGGSGSIIFVIIVVIFLVVMFSNRGGGGKGGGRVMNGRGSSDIFWWTLLNGLGGGGRGGSGGFGGGGGGGFGGFGGGDFGGGGASGRW
- a CDS encoding TPM domain-containing protein — encoded protein: MALHTEEQERVVHAINVAENETSGEIRVVIENHCPDEVQDRATYYFSKLGMHKTVLKNGVLIYIALEDHKFAIIGDKGINERVEDDFWNCTKDIMVEEFRQGRIVEGLVAGIGHAGRQLANFFPREHDDVNELPNDIVFGDR
- a CDS encoding TlpA disulfide reductase family protein, which codes for MKKGILMGLSFLPALLMAQESYTVTGKVNAPSDKAKVFLQYASNGTRQLDSAAVVKGEFKFNGEVASPTKGIMIYSADGLSFAELRGAQKQPETAQLYLSKGVIKVDATKGFKDAIISGTAINDDFTQYKAFIKPYADGFEALNQQYYAASDEQKNDPKFIEGLQKQAGEISEKMEKADAEFIGKNPKSWYTLDLLADNLSGENVNEYVASFEKLSPELKNSEKGKELAERIQKLKAVAIGSVAPDFTLPDTTGKNISLSSLRGKYVLLDFWASWCRPCRHENPNVVAAFNKFKDKGFTVFGVSLDNPGKKDAWLKAIHDDNLQQWPHVSDLQGWKSAPVKLYEVRGIPQNFLIDPSGKIVASNLRGEALEAKLAELLK
- a CDS encoding LemA family protein, encoding MNRFLVALFGFFALVSLNSCGYNTMVSQDENVKAKWAQVENAYQRRADLVPNLVNTVKGAAKHEESTLTAVVEARAKATSVTINADDLSEENIAKFQKVQDEFSGSLSRLLASVEAYPDLKANQNFLELQAQLEGTENRISTERRAYNEAVQQYNTTVRSFPNNLMAGMFGFKAKGTFTAAPGSDKAPTVSF